Proteins from a genomic interval of Candidatus Dormiibacterota bacterium:
- a CDS encoding nitrilase-related carbon-nitrogen hydrolase, translated as MTETGGSDGGDSPDSPEFVIQMGGRAEDSLAPRRGVPDDASQASREMVEAQEGDVVVALAQIAPRLGDVAANLERHLAIIDDVRSGGGHLVVFPELSLTGYFLKDLVPDVALRGDAPQLAELAAACTGIDAVVGMVLEGDDARFHNAAVYLSGGRAVHVHRKCYLPTYGLFDELRYLAAGDRLRAFEAPLTAAAPRRPWRAGTLICEDMWHPGAAALLARQGVDLFLCPSASPGRGIVQGAALGTALSYDSMTRTYAQLFTSYLVYCNRVGFEDGVGFWGGSRVVGPQGAPLAEPCGSEETLMWHRLDLGTLRRVRISYPLLRDERPDLIDNESDRLRRRRTLD; from the coding sequence ATGACGGAGACCGGCGGCTCGGACGGCGGCGACTCCCCCGACTCCCCCGAGTTCGTGATCCAGATGGGGGGGAGGGCGGAGGACAGCCTCGCCCCCCGGCGCGGCGTCCCCGACGACGCCTCCCAGGCGTCCCGGGAGATGGTCGAGGCGCAGGAGGGGGACGTGGTCGTCGCCCTCGCCCAGATCGCGCCGAGGCTCGGTGACGTGGCCGCGAACCTGGAGCGCCACCTCGCCATCATCGACGACGTCCGCAGCGGCGGCGGCCACCTCGTGGTCTTCCCCGAGCTGTCGCTCACCGGGTACTTCCTCAAGGACCTGGTGCCCGACGTCGCCCTGCGCGGCGACGCCCCCCAGCTGGCCGAGCTCGCCGCCGCCTGCACCGGCATCGACGCGGTCGTCGGCATGGTGCTGGAGGGCGACGACGCGCGCTTCCACAACGCCGCCGTCTACCTCAGCGGCGGGCGCGCGGTCCACGTCCACCGGAAGTGCTACCTGCCCACCTACGGGCTCTTCGACGAGCTCCGCTACCTCGCCGCCGGCGACCGGCTCCGCGCCTTCGAAGCCCCGCTGACCGCCGCCGCCCCGCGCCGTCCCTGGCGGGCGGGGACGCTGATCTGCGAGGACATGTGGCACCCCGGCGCGGCCGCCCTGCTCGCCCGGCAGGGGGTGGACCTGTTCCTCTGCCCGTCGGCGTCGCCCGGCCGCGGCATCGTCCAGGGGGCGGCGCTGGGAACCGCCCTCAGCTACGACAGCATGACCCGCACCTATGCCCAGCTCTTCACCTCCTACCTGGTGTACTGCAACCGGGTGGGCTTCGAGGACGGCGTCGGTTTCTGGGGCGGATCGCGGGTGGTCGGGCCCCAGGGGGCGCCGCTGGCCGAGCCGTGCGGCTCCGAGGAGACGCTGATGTGGCATCGTCTCGACCTCGGCACCCTGCGCCGGGTGCGCATCTCCTACCCGCTGCTGCGCGACGAGCGCCCGGATCTCATCGACAATGAGTCAGACCGTCTCCGCCGCCGACGCACTCTCGATTGA